A segment of the Lolium perenne isolate Kyuss_39 chromosome 3, Kyuss_2.0, whole genome shotgun sequence genome:
ACTCCGTGCATCTGACTAGTCATAGTGGAGAGTAATATATAGTAGTGTCATGCATatgacactactctatgttactaccttcataatgcatagtaacttagatgtagtaTATCATGCATGCGTGTATTAATTAGCTTGTAGACTCATTCAATCTTGAAACATGTGATGTtatagtaacatagctagttaccacaaccatctctttcttcatttaatatCATGCCATGTCATCAATTTTCCTAGTTAGCAATGCATGtagctctatgttactaccttagtTACTCTCACTATGAGTAGTCTCAAGATCAACCTCAGTTGTTCATTGGATTGAACGACTGGATACATGTTCATATGAGCTGATGCAACATGATTTTGTAAAATgataaggctggtcatagtggagagtaacttagactagcaacataccatgttactagtctaggttactaccttcatagtggataGTAAGTTATATGTGgtgttatccattgtatcatttattatgttgtagactcatcttgtcttgaggtgtgtgatgtgatggtaacatagctagttaccacatcactctctttcttcatttattagcatgtcatgtcaccaaaatgccttgagatgtgtgatgttactagctatgttactcccactatgagcagtctaagtTAGTACTTCTCCTGCCCACTATGTTAATTAGGGCCCAAGATGTAAATTTTTGGGATATGCCGGGTTAGTAGTAGTATGCTAGGAGGGAACAATTTTATGTTGTACTGAGTATATAATTAAGGAATAAAAAATGCAGCAACTACATGAAACTTAACACATAATCGCCAGTAACATCCCTTAACAATTTCATTTGCAATAAGTTGCACAATTATGTATGTGAGAAACCATCCACATCAAGACGAAAAATTGACAACATATATCATGTTGGTATTGATATAATATTCTTGCATCACAACTTAATTATTCCTGGGCTATATCATGGGCTAGCCTTGAGGCGTTTTACTCAAGTTGCCCTAGTTGTGATCATGGAGATTCCGGCCTGGCGGCCGAACCTTGCGACTTTGCAGTCAGCGGCGAATATGTTGGAAGAGACATAGCTGGGACCACCACCCATGATGGGCATGGTGGCACTAACGCTGAGCTTGTTGACGTAGTTAGTGCTGTATGTCTGCCCAAGCACACCGTGGACATCGTCGGTGAGGTTGTAGAATTTGAACCCGAGGTCGAAGTGGGCGAGGCTGTCATCCTCTGTCACGCCATAGCTGTGAATGCGCGAGTCCTCATCCGTGATAGGCACAACCCTGGCCAAGATTTCAAACACTCCCTTGAGCTCAATGTTGACACCATTGGCCTGAGAGGTCCTAGTGATGGTCAACACAGGCACAGTGGTGGATTGCCATTGCCCATTAATCTCGTCGGGGATGTCGATGGGCATGCCATCGAAGGTCAGCTCAAGGCGGTCAACCTCATTGTCCCACACGACGGTCTTCTGGGCGCCCATGTAGAGGCGGTGCTCAGCGAAGCGGATACCGAGGGCTTGGATCCATGTGAAGTCTCGGCTCATGGCAGGGTTACGCTTACCGATGAAGTGGGCATTGATGTGGAGACCAGCGTCGGAAATTATACAGAAATCCTGGCCCTTCTTGCCGTGGAAGTAGAAGTTATTTCCGTCGGCGCCCGTGAATCGCGGATCGCCACAGGTAAATCCGGGGTAGAAATCACACACTTGAAAAAAGTGGTTatgttagactagtcacaatgcatagaaTCATATAGTATCAAGTGTATGATAGGGAAATTCTCTTTGGCTCATAGGTGTAGATGCACTCATTATTCAAACAAATATTCCAAAATatctaaaaattcaaaaaaaaaatcagggtGTACATCCAGACATTTTATGTTCGCGCACGAAGTTTAAcagaaaaatattattttttgtggCCAATGTAAATATCAATTTTTAATGTTCCAAAGTAGCTTTTAACGAgacattttttgtcttttttacagtgcATACAAAATGTTTTTTCGTGCCAAACTTTTGTGAGCTGACATAGAATATGAGGATGCACACTTAGGATTTTATTTCAAAATTTATAAACATTTTGAaataaatttaaaatacatttttTTTAATAATAGTTGCGTctacacctatgagccaaaacaccatgTCGTGATAGATACTACTACGTGTTACTATATCTACAATtcatggtatcatatactagtatcataatctttttatattaattgatttgtacaATCTCAATGCAAATCTAAGTACAAGTTGTATTTGATATTAAATTTCTGGcactacgtgctatgatacggtatctacctatgatactacaaTCCTCTCTTTTATTtttaattgcactgccacattAGATTTTTGTATGCATGAGATGCATAATACTTCTACTTATGATACTTTTATTGTAAGTAATCTTAAGCATGTCCTATATACCCAGTGTTAATGTACACTAAGTAACGGTTTAATATGCTTACGGCAGTAGGTGGTGCAGGTTGGGCAGAAGACGAGGCACTCTTCAGGGCAGCGGCTGGGGCAGGTGGCCACGCATGGCTTGCTGTGGTCGGTGGGTTTGCTGCAGGTAAGCACCTGGTTCTTCTTCCCCGGGTGGATCGTCTGGTACTTGCGCAACGGCTCCGGAGGCGGAGGCCCCGGCTCATTCCCGTCGACGGCGGCGACTAGGAACAACACGGCCACGAGAGCGGCAATTGCTGCCGCTGCCATTGTTTGCTGCTGCGTGGCCATGTTGGCAGGACTGCAGCAGGTGATGGCTGTCAGTTGAGATATCTGTGTGTTAGTGTGAGTGGGCTACCGGACATTGATGGCGCTAATTTATAGAGCGTTATTGGCTTGCTATAGCTGACCTGGAATCTTTGTATGAGTgataagagcaattccaatagtgtagctagctgctggctataagtcaagtgtcatgtcatctatagtcaGCTTAGAGtcaacatatacaatagtgagctataaaagtgTAGAACTTTATCAATGTATGGTCCACCTTTCACTCTTataaagtgcctaggagcacgtgttagagctggctattgcataagagcccactctccttctctctcctcctctctctcctctaactaagcaataatatactattttaatctacaacttattgtacttgctctaagagGACTCCTTCGTGTGATTAATTGGATACGACTTGCATTAAAATTTTGGTGGAAAAGGTGCATGCGTATGCCTCCTAATCACAGTAATCAAACTCTATCTAGCTGACCTTGCTCTATTGGTCAACTGTATAGGGGTAGCTGGTACGCTTGCATATGCTCTGCGTACATGCACCGGTTGCATCTCTCCCAACCCCTTAGACTAGTTATAGTAGGGTAGTAACATACATACTCCGTAAGAAGTGAGCCTAACTCacttggttaggaaagttgacgtACAACCCAGCCACCAAGGTTTAAGTCCCAGAGACGCAATTTAGGTTCTTATTATTAAAAAAACACTGCAGGGGCTTCCCTTACCGTATTTCTTTTAAAAAAACATACTCCAAAATACCACCAAAATGTCTGAGGTTGTGTGATCTTACTACCAATGTCACTCCGACTATGAATAGTCTAACAACCGTCATCCAGCCATATTAGCGCCCTTAAATTTATAATCGATCATATTAATTCCATATAGGTCCACTTGAACAAAATACCCATAACGACTTGTCTTCCCCCCTGGATGGCGGAGCTAAGATACATGGGCAGGCCCGGATGAAGGATGCGGTGTTGATCTGCTAATAGCAATGGGCGAAGCTAACAATGCATATCCTTTTCTAGGAAATCATGGGCGGGTCATGGCCCAGTTAGACCCATGTTTAGCTCCGGCCCGGCCATTCCCTGCCCTAGAATGGCACTGCTCTTTAAGAGCATGTTTGTTTGCAGCGATGTTAACATAAATGGCAAGAGAATCAAGTTTGATGTTAATTGGAGTTTTACTTATTTAGTTTGGTTCATATCTTTGGTAATGTCATTTGATTACATACATTGCACACTGTTGCTCATCTTCGAGCGACGCTGATGTTCCTCCCGCCCCTAATGGTTTGCATCGGTCAAGGAAGTTGAGGGAAGATCAGGGTCCTCCAGTGCCGCTTTGCAGTGAAGGGGATCAACAACCATCGCCGCTCATCCCACGATGACACAACTGCTCCTTCAACGGCTCATTTCTTGCTATTGAAGAATTAATGAGGATGATGACCACCAAACCCAGCGCTACAAAGAACATTGAGTGGAGAGGATAGTTGAGGAGAAATCAGTCGGGCCATCGTCAGGTTCCCCACAAGCCTTCTAGCTGGTAACACCATATATTTCCGGTAGGGTGGTGAGCTATAACGGAGTTGACTTGGGTTGTAATCTGCTTACACACAGTACACGTTTAGAGGTCCAGAAACCAAACGTTTTTACGGAAATCACTTAACAATGTAATCGAATAATAGGTGAAAATGGTTGAAACAAGCACATCCTTGGTGAGATCATAAGTCAAGTAATAAATATAATATTTAGAAATTATGAACAATCTGCCATTTTTAAACCCACAGTCTGATATCTAACACCCAAAAAACAATCTTAAAACTTGATCTATAGATTGGAAACAAAAGAAATCGAGTAGAAATAATGTCAAATCTGGTGCATAGTATTTCACAATATTTAGACCCAACTTTATCTTTTTTTAATCTGCAAGTATATGTCGATATCAGAGCTACAATTTATTGGCGTTGTATGTATAACCTGGATGTGTGTTATCAATTGTTTTTTAGAATGTTAACATGTATGTTTCAGAAAATGGATCTCAATTAACTCCACCTAAAGTTAGAGCCTACCCAAGCTGCCACTGGTTTTTATGGGGTATGTTTGTACTTCAAACTTCTACAACTAAATTTTCTTATTTTACACATTTTTCTGCCCCGGGTATTCAAAAATATTACCGGTAGCCAGCATACTACATAGCGCTAGAGAGTTTTCAATGTATCTTGCTTACCTATTTTGACAAGTTTTTGGCTGCAAGTGGTTGCAGCTTTTCTGGCTCATAATTGTGCTAAAATGGTTACACAGTTATACACGGGACCATATATATAGGTGTGGCTTTGATAATAATGCTGGACTTCCTGGCAAGCACCTTTTTTTAAATAATGTTTGCAAGAAAAAACGGAACGTTAATTTGGAAAAATGTTGCTGTTACAAACTTGAGGAAGCAGATTATGTAATGCATCTTCTCCATTAGCCTTTCTTAATTATTTCATGTGCAATAGCAATTACACAAATTATGTCTACTATTGATCATGTGTATTTAGATTACATGTGCCTTGTGTATCATGTTGGCATCGATACATATTCTTACAGAAAAACTTAATTATTTCCGGGATGGGGATCAGGGCCTAGCCATGGAAGCGTGTTGTTTTTTAACTGGCCGTGGTAGTGATCATGGAAATTTCGGCCTTGCGACCGAACCTGGTGACCTTGCAGTCAGTGGCGAAGATGTTGGAGGAGACATAGTTGGGGGCACCACCCATGATCGGCATGTTGGCGGTCACACTGAGCATGTTAACGTAGTTCGTGCGGTAGGTCTGGCCTAGCACACCGTGTACGTCATCGGTGAGGTCATAGAACTTGAAACCGATATCGAAGTGTGCAAGGCTGTCATCCGTTGTCACTCCATAGTTGTGGATTAGGGAGTCCTTCTCGGTgatgggcaccaccttggccaagATGTCGAACACTCCCTTAAGCTCAACCCTGACACCATTGTTCATGGAAGTCCTGGTGATGGTCAAAGCAGGCACAGCCTTGGATTGCCACTGCCCATTAGTCTCATCGGGGATGGTCACGGGCCTTCCGTCGAAGGTCAGCTCAAGGTGGTCAATATCGTCGTCCCACTTGATGGTCTTCTGAGCGCCCATGTAGAGGCTGTGGTCAGCGAAGCGGATGCCGAGGGCCTGGATCCAGGTGAAGTCACGGCTCATGGCAGGGTTACGCTTGCCGATGAAGTGGGCATTGATGTGGAGATCGGCGTCCGAGACTATACAGAAATCCTGGTCCTTCTTGCCGTGGAAGTAGAAGTTGTTGCCGTCAGCGCCGGTGAAGCGTGGGTCGCCGCAGGACATGCCGGGGTAGAAATCACACACTTGTAAAAAAAGATAATTTATGCAttgatgtcaatttataatgatcatgcATTAAATATAGGAGCAAATTAAGGGTCAAGCCAGTATGTATGCTTACAGCAGAATGTCATGCAGGCTTCGCAGTAGACGATACACTCGTCGGGGCAGTTCTTGGGGCAGCTGGCCGTGCATGGCTTCTTCTTGTCTTTGGGATCGTCACAGGCGGCGACCTGGTTCCTCTTACCGGACTTCCCGGGATGGATCGTCTGGTACTTTGACGGCAGCTTCGGCGTCGGAGGCCCCTTCGGCTTCGCGTCTAGGGCGGCGGCCAAGCTGCACACGGCCACCAAAATGGTGAGCACTAACACCAGCTTCTGCCCAGCCATCTTAGCTAGCTAATTAGCTAGTTAAGATTGATCGCCGTGTGTTAGTGTGGTGATGGTTGTGGTGGTGGACATGAGTCGGATGGTGCCAATTTATATGCTGGGCAATTGGATGAATGTGCTGGCCTATTGGTCTGATGGACTTGGATTCAGAGTTGAGGAAAGATGCATAGCTATGGCTTTTGATCACTCTAATCAAACTCTAGCTAGCTGACCTTCAACGCTTGGTCAACTATATAGGGGTTCCTTCTTTCTCAATTAGACAAAAGTGACCTACAGATGAATCGGTGTCGTGCTTGAGATGGTACGTATGTCACTTGACTATCATTTCATGGCTAAGCTATACTCTACACCAATCTATCGTTGCGCATTAGTGGTAGCAAACTATCATTTCAGACTCtgctacgcttcggcccaagcctaccagcgacgggcctcgctccgctcgtaagAAGTTAGCCTccttttagtatatgaatttagaTCACAAATACAACAATGGCGCGGTCGTCTCGGACCATGCGGCCATGGCTGAAGCGACCTTTACTCACTTTAAGGGTCTGCTTGGCACATCGGTGGACCGACTGCACTCGCTGGACTTAGACTTCCTGGGTACCCACTCAGAGGACCTCTCTGAGCTGGAGGCTGCATTCACGGAGGAGGAGATCTGGGAGGTGATCAGACGCTTACCCTCAGGCAAAGCGCCAGGACCCGACGGTTTCACGGCTGAGTTCCTGCAAAAGTGTTGGGGGTGGTCAAGGGCGATTTCATGGCTGCCTTCGACAAGTTGTTCACGATGTGTGGGCGCGGATTCCAGGGCCTGAATCAGGCCCTCTTAATCCTGCTGCCTAAGCGCCCGGAT
Coding sequences within it:
- the LOC127346077 gene encoding uncharacterized protein, yielding MATQQQTMAAAAIAALVAVLFLVAAVDGNEPGPPPPEPLRKYQTIHPGKKNQVLTCSKPTDHSKPCVATCPSRCPEECLVFCPTCTTYCLCDFYPGFTCGDPRFTGADGNNFYFHGKKGQDFCIISDAGLHINAHFIGKRNPAMSRDFTWIQALGIRFAEHRLYMGAQKTVVWDNEVDRLELTFDGMPIDIPDEINGQWQSTTVPVLTITRTSQANGVNIELKGVFEILARVVPITDEDSRIHSYGVTEDDSLAHFDLGFKFYNLTDDVHGVLGQTYSTNYVNKLSVSATMPIMGGGPSYVSSNIFAADCKVARFGRQAGISMITTRAT
- the LOC127346076 gene encoding uncharacterized protein, which gives rise to MAGQKLVLVLTILVAVCSLAAALDAKPKGPPTPKLPSKYQTIHPGKSGKRNQVAACDDPKDKKKPCTASCPKNCPDECIVYCEACMTFCLCDFYPGMSCGDPRFTGADGNNFYFHGKKDQDFCIVSDADLHINAHFIGKRNPAMSRDFTWIQALGIRFADHSLYMGAQKTIKWDDDIDHLELTFDGRPVTIPDETNGQWQSKAVPALTITRTSMNNGVRVELKGVFDILAKVVPITEKDSLIHNYGVTTDDSLAHFDIGFKFYDLTDDVHGVLGQTYRTNYVNMLSVTANMPIMGGAPNYVSSNIFATDCKVTRFGRKAEISMITTTAS